From Prochlorococcus marinus XMU1419, a single genomic window includes:
- a CDS encoding chlorophyll a/b-binding protein translates to MNSKEEQTNSEVTNLENESFIEEQNDTNQINEQIENNTLDEKSIEIKDEYKFGWSSYSEITNGRFAMIGFLAIVLIELFSKQSFLKWAGIL, encoded by the coding sequence ATGAATTCTAAAGAAGAGCAAACTAACTCAGAAGTAACTAATTTAGAGAATGAGAGTTTTATAGAAGAGCAAAATGATACGAATCAGATCAATGAACAAATTGAAAACAATACATTAGATGAAAAATCTATAGAAATTAAAGATGAATACAAATTTGGATGGAGTAGTTATTCTGAAATAACTAATGGAAGATTTGCAATGATTGGCTTCCTAGCAATAGTACTTATTGAATTATTTAGTAAACAATCGTTTTTAAAATGGGCGGGAATCTTATGA
- a CDS encoding phage holin family protein has translation MEKPKSKNFANTASRISAIASSVMDLHVRIALQEVDREKRRLISGGIFLAIGSTLLLSVLICIHIIFYLFLTKYNNWNIEYNLLLIIFIDLFLAGLSLKLGGKLAKGPYLPQTLEGLGKTTKAVLGKK, from the coding sequence ATGGAAAAACCAAAAAGTAAAAACTTTGCAAATACTGCTTCAAGAATTTCAGCGATCGCAAGTTCAGTAATGGATCTGCATGTAAGAATAGCTCTTCAAGAAGTAGATAGAGAAAAAAGAAGATTAATTAGTGGTGGAATATTTTTGGCAATTGGCAGCACATTATTATTATCAGTACTAATTTGCATCCATATTATTTTTTATCTTTTTCTTACGAAATATAATAACTGGAATATTGAATATAATTTATTACTGATAATATTTATCGATTTATTTCTTGCAGGCTTAAGTTTGAAGCTTGGAGGAAAATTAGCTAAAGGACCTTACCTTCCTCAAACATTAGAGGGTTTAGGCAAGACAACAAAGGCTGTTTTAGGCAAAAAATAA
- a CDS encoding YggT family protein, whose protein sequence is MLVNSLQILDISLGISLSYLTIVFLIRLILSWYPKIDLSKGIWLLVSIPSSSILNLTRKLIPPIGGVDVGPVIWIGVISFLREILVGQQGLIKLALHTHIS, encoded by the coding sequence TTGCTTGTAAACTCTCTTCAAATTTTAGATATTAGTTTAGGAATTTCTCTTTCATATCTAACTATAGTTTTTCTAATAAGATTAATACTTAGTTGGTACCCAAAAATTGATTTAAGTAAAGGGATATGGTTATTAGTTTCAATACCATCAAGCTCTATTCTTAATTTAACAAGAAAACTAATTCCTCCTATTGGAGGCGTTGATGTTGGACCCGTAATTTGGATCGGAGTTATAAGCTTTTTAAGAGAAATTTTAGTCGGTCAGCAAGGGCTTATAAAACTTGCATTGCATACACATATTTCATAG
- the smc gene encoding chromosome segregation protein SMC has translation MVHINQVEFENFKSFGGNVKIPLEEGFTVVTGPNGSGKSNILDGILFCLGLANSRGMRAERLPDLINNSKVKEGKSSETSVSVKFNIQDWSPREDLPPLELEEEEIALNKAQKEWVVSRKLRLMPGGSYASTYTSDGKQCTLQQIQRILRDISVDPEGSNVVMQGDVTRIVSMNNKERRNLIDELAGVALFDTRIEQTNSKLNDVFERQERCEILENELQSNKNKLEKECEKAKRYKELKAKLLQIIELEKVLIFDKQVKYVESIEKKESEIEKNKILFNKQKESIHKEISVLEDALKILVDELKEKGEDKLIKVNSDIGSINSSLRELDRISSLNKEEGINLQKQRDEIAISKRNIETEKMRQENFDDNFLNQLNLQIDDLTLKHKLSRKKLSDAAGESGEFSKQSIKLNSELESIKNQINPLEIKKRKVEEETIQNNIQKDEILSQIDALELEKQKLFEGNQRKKEISDTKNKNLASNSSDINSLKNEIDLLNKTKIRLNDEQLRLEKNLSRSESRKEALNESRGSYALRILLEGGLEGIHGYVAQLGEVSEKNRYALEIAAGNRLGQIVVDNDHIAAKAIEILKKKKAGRLTFLPLNRIKSQNKNYAISRFENNRENGFIDKAINLITFDEVYSDVFRYVFGDTLVFSDLSSARLSKQKNRLVTLSGELLEASGAITGGSKLNKDLAYRFGINNDIDDSSPIKERLLIIEEALKESNNDLIIKNNRLSKLNSYRSQIIEDCASINKEIEVNQDSLKAFSQRIEDCKSRLNKLDTANNLLVKELDHLKKELKPYHDKFDQLQTIQKAYCEKNKKSSLIDFNNDFNNLDKKLELLIKEKDTLLEKKNQFALNKERIKNSLEIILLQEKNLQESIKELAIAHSQWIEKRDKFTKELLVLDNQKKSLENDLGLLRRKRDELNTSISNKRQEYNNYLLKLEYLERDMHTLKEEMRSEKIKLENYKKDLPNPAPKFGEHEGKTLESLQSEISIINGNLQSLEPVNMLALDELEELIERLNGLREKLEILSNERSELLLRIETVSTMRQEAFMQAFVEVDKHFREIFANLSDGDGFLQLENPNSPLEGGLTLVAHPKGKNVRRLASMSGGEKSLTALSFLFALQKYKPSPFYALDEVDSFLDGINVERLSKLISNQSSNAQFIVVSHRRPMISASERTIGVAQAKGANTQVIGLPNAA, from the coding sequence TTGGTACATATCAATCAGGTCGAGTTTGAAAATTTTAAATCTTTTGGGGGAAATGTAAAAATTCCTCTTGAAGAGGGTTTTACAGTGGTTACAGGTCCTAATGGTTCTGGGAAAAGTAATATTTTAGATGGAATTTTATTCTGTTTAGGTTTAGCTAATAGTAGAGGGATGAGGGCTGAAAGATTACCAGATCTAATAAATAACTCAAAAGTTAAAGAGGGTAAGTCATCAGAAACATCTGTATCGGTAAAATTTAATATTCAAGATTGGTCTCCCAGAGAGGACCTTCCGCCTTTGGAACTAGAAGAAGAAGAAATTGCCCTTAATAAAGCTCAAAAAGAATGGGTAGTTTCTAGAAAATTAAGGCTTATGCCAGGTGGTTCTTATGCTTCTACTTATACTTCTGATGGAAAACAATGTACCTTGCAACAAATACAGAGAATATTAAGAGATATTAGTGTTGATCCTGAGGGCAGCAATGTAGTTATGCAGGGTGATGTCACAAGAATAGTATCAATGAATAATAAGGAGAGGAGAAATCTTATTGATGAATTAGCTGGAGTCGCACTTTTTGATACAAGAATAGAACAAACTAATTCAAAATTAAATGACGTTTTCGAAAGACAAGAAAGATGTGAAATTTTAGAAAATGAATTGCAATCTAATAAGAATAAGCTTGAAAAAGAATGTGAAAAAGCAAAGCGATATAAAGAGTTAAAGGCAAAACTACTTCAAATAATAGAATTAGAGAAAGTTCTTATTTTTGATAAACAAGTTAAGTATGTTGAATCTATAGAAAAAAAAGAAAGTGAAATTGAAAAAAATAAAATATTATTTAATAAACAAAAAGAATCTATTCATAAAGAAATATCAGTCTTAGAAGATGCTTTGAAAATACTGGTTGATGAGCTTAAGGAGAAAGGAGAGGATAAATTGATTAAAGTGAATTCTGATATTGGAAGTATTAACTCTAGCTTGCGAGAACTTGATAGGATATCAAGTTTGAATAAAGAAGAAGGTATTAATTTACAAAAGCAGAGAGATGAAATTGCAATTTCTAAAAGGAATATTGAGACAGAAAAGATGAGACAAGAAAATTTTGATGATAATTTTTTAAATCAATTGAACTTGCAAATTGATGATTTAACTTTAAAACATAAACTATCCAGAAAAAAACTTTCTGATGCGGCTGGAGAATCTGGAGAATTCTCAAAACAAAGCATTAAATTAAATTCTGAGCTTGAAAGTATAAAAAATCAAATTAATCCTTTGGAAATAAAAAAAAGGAAAGTTGAAGAAGAAACTATTCAAAATAATATTCAAAAAGATGAGATATTATCTCAGATTGACGCCTTAGAGTTAGAAAAGCAGAAACTTTTTGAGGGAAATCAAAGAAAAAAAGAGATATCCGATACAAAGAATAAAAATTTGGCAAGTAATAGCTCAGACATTAATTCTTTGAAAAATGAAATTGATTTATTAAATAAAACTAAAATAAGGCTAAACGATGAGCAATTAAGGCTTGAAAAGAATTTATCTAGATCTGAAAGTAGAAAGGAGGCTTTAAATGAATCCAGAGGATCGTATGCTCTCAGAATTCTTTTAGAGGGAGGGTTAGAGGGTATACATGGTTATGTAGCTCAACTTGGAGAGGTCAGTGAGAAAAATAGATATGCATTAGAAATTGCTGCTGGAAATAGGCTTGGACAAATTGTTGTTGATAATGATCATATTGCAGCAAAAGCAATTGAAATTCTTAAAAAAAAGAAAGCAGGAAGATTAACTTTCTTACCTTTAAATAGAATTAAAAGTCAAAATAAGAATTATGCAATTTCAAGATTTGAAAATAATAGGGAGAATGGATTTATTGATAAAGCTATTAATCTAATTACTTTTGATGAAGTCTACTCAGATGTTTTTCGATATGTTTTTGGAGATACTTTGGTTTTTTCAGACTTATCCTCAGCTAGGCTATCCAAACAAAAAAATAGGTTGGTAACCTTAAGTGGTGAATTATTAGAAGCAAGTGGTGCTATTACAGGAGGCAGTAAGTTAAATAAAGATTTGGCTTATAGGTTTGGAATTAATAATGATATTGATGATTCAAGTCCTATAAAAGAAAGATTATTAATTATCGAAGAAGCTTTAAAAGAGTCAAATAATGATTTGATAATAAAAAATAATAGACTTAGTAAATTAAATTCTTACCGCAGTCAAATAATTGAGGATTGTGCCTCAATTAATAAAGAAATTGAAGTAAATCAGGATTCTCTTAAGGCTTTCTCGCAAAGAATTGAGGATTGTAAATCGAGATTAAATAAACTTGATACTGCTAATAATTTATTAGTTAAAGAATTAGATCATTTAAAAAAAGAATTGAAGCCTTACCACGATAAGTTTGATCAACTGCAAACCATTCAAAAGGCTTATTGTGAAAAAAATAAAAAATCATCATTAATAGATTTCAATAATGATTTTAATAATCTTGATAAGAAACTTGAATTACTTATTAAGGAGAAAGACACATTACTAGAAAAGAAAAATCAATTTGCTTTAAATAAAGAGCGTATTAAAAATTCATTAGAAATTATATTATTACAAGAAAAAAACTTGCAGGAATCTATCAAAGAACTTGCAATCGCTCATAGTCAATGGATAGAGAAAAGAGATAAATTTACAAAAGAGCTTTTAGTTCTCGATAATCAAAAAAAATCTCTTGAGAATGATCTAGGTTTGTTGAGAAGGAAAAGAGATGAATTAAATACTTCAATTTCAAATAAAAGACAAGAATATAACAACTATTTACTGAAGCTTGAATATCTTGAAAGGGATATGCATACTCTTAAAGAAGAGATGAGAAGTGAAAAAATAAAATTAGAAAATTATAAAAAAGATCTTCCTAACCCTGCCCCTAAGTTTGGAGAACATGAAGGGAAGACTCTTGAATCTTTGCAATCAGAAATATCGATCATAAATGGAAACTTACAAAGCTTAGAACCGGTTAATATGTTAGCTCTTGATGAATTAGAAGAATTAATTGAGAGATTAAATGGTCTGAGAGAAAAATTAGAAATTTTATCTAATGAAAGATCTGAATTATTACTGAGAATAGAAACTGTATCGACTATGCGTCAGGAGGCTTTTATGCAAGCATTTGTAGAAGTTGATAAACACTTTAGAGAAATTTTTGCAAATCTATCTGATGGAGATGGCTTCCTCCAACTTGAAAATCCTAATTCTCCTTTGGAAGGAGGATTAACTTTAGTAGCCCATCCTAAGGGGAAAAATGTTAGAAGATTAGCCTCTATGTCAGGTGGTGAAAAATCATTAACTGCTTTAAGTTTTTTATTTGCTTTGCAAAAGTATAAACCTTCACCTTTTTATGCATTAGATGAGGTTGATAGTTTTTTAGATGGCATAAATGTTGAAAGGTTGTCAAAATTAATATCTAATCAGTCATCAAATGCTCAATTTATAGTCGTAAGTCATAGAAGGCCTATGATTAGTGCGTCTGAACGAACAATTGGTGTTGCGCAAGCAAAAGGAGCTAATACTCAAGTTATTGGGTTACCAAATGCTGCATAA
- the psbX gene encoding photosystem II reaction center X protein: protein MFQISNLLLAADFSAEVANNSAVGMIGSFIAAALLIVIPATAFLIFVSQKDSLDRTSTGRR, encoded by the coding sequence GTGTTTCAAATTTCGAATTTATTATTAGCCGCAGATTTTTCTGCTGAAGTTGCAAATAATTCCGCAGTCGGAATGATAGGTAGTTTTATTGCTGCTGCCTTACTTATCGTTATACCAGCCACTGCATTTTTGATTTTTGTCAGCCAGAAAGATTCCCTCGATCGTACTTCTACTGGAAGACGCTAG
- a CDS encoding glycosyl transferase: protein MYYGLTAMKKESVAVVIISNGPGELTTWVNPVVDELNKINQSLFEDDKLDIILRLVLVPCPNATGKEFLVANSWNKFELITKPKSFWKLLINPHSFASWPKKGIVIFLGGDQFWSILLAKRLGYLNITYAEWISRWPQWTNEIAAMNRKVKELIPKKHKNKCQIIGDLMADIKFDSEVSLKNKEKNYIALLPGSKKAKLSVGIPFFLEIADLISKESKNINFIIPIAPTTNKDEYLFFLSEGNPISRYYSSKIKTIKNIKDSCFDYVIETSKNTKIYLIKKHPCYEILKECDLAITTVGANTAELAAITLPMLVVLPTQHLNMMNAWDGVFGVIGRISFINKLITFTIKNFYFKKKKFFAWPNIKAKRMIVPERIGNISPREIAREVLFLIKDSDQLKSITDNLHKERGDKGAAKKLASMIINLIKKL, encoded by the coding sequence ATGTATTATGGTTTAACTGCAATGAAAAAAGAATCAGTTGCAGTAGTTATAATTTCCAATGGTCCTGGTGAATTAACTACATGGGTAAATCCTGTAGTGGATGAGCTTAACAAAATAAATCAATCATTATTTGAGGACGATAAACTAGACATCATTCTTAGGTTGGTCCTTGTTCCTTGCCCAAACGCCACTGGTAAAGAATTTTTAGTTGCAAATTCATGGAATAAATTCGAATTAATTACAAAACCCAAAAGTTTTTGGAAATTATTAATAAACCCACATTCCTTTGCGAGTTGGCCAAAAAAAGGAATAGTTATTTTCCTTGGCGGAGATCAATTTTGGAGCATTTTACTTGCTAAAAGATTAGGTTATTTAAATATCACATATGCTGAATGGATTTCACGATGGCCTCAATGGACAAACGAAATTGCTGCTATGAATAGAAAAGTAAAAGAGTTAATTCCTAAAAAACATAAAAATAAATGTCAAATTATTGGCGATTTGATGGCAGATATTAAATTTGATAGTGAAGTATCATTAAAAAATAAAGAAAAAAACTATATTGCATTATTGCCGGGTTCTAAAAAAGCAAAGCTCTCTGTTGGAATTCCTTTTTTTTTAGAAATTGCAGATCTTATATCTAAAGAAAGTAAAAATATAAATTTTATAATTCCTATTGCCCCAACCACTAATAAAGATGAATATTTATTTTTTCTAAGCGAGGGAAATCCAATTTCAAGATATTATTCATCAAAAATCAAAACTATTAAAAACATCAAAGACTCCTGTTTTGATTATGTTATTGAAACATCAAAAAATACAAAAATTTATCTAATTAAAAAACATCCTTGCTATGAAATATTAAAAGAATGTGATCTTGCGATTACTACAGTTGGAGCAAATACTGCAGAATTAGCTGCAATTACTCTACCAATGTTAGTTGTTCTACCAACTCAACATTTAAATATGATGAATGCCTGGGATGGTGTTTTTGGAGTAATTGGAAGAATTTCATTTATAAATAAATTAATAACCTTTACAATTAAAAATTTTTATTTTAAAAAAAAGAAGTTTTTTGCTTGGCCTAATATTAAAGCTAAAAGAATGATTGTCCCTGAAAGGATAGGAAATATTTCACCTAGAGAAATTGCCAGAGAAGTATTATTTCTAATTAAAGATAGCGATCAATTAAAAAGTATTACTGATAATTTACACAAAGAAAGGGGTGATAAAGGTGCCGCAAAAAAACTTGCTTCTATGATTATTAATTTAATAAAAAAACTTTGA
- the accC gene encoding acetyl-CoA carboxylase biotin carboxylase subunit, whose amino-acid sequence MVEKVLIANRGEIALRIVRSCRELGIATVAVFSTVDKKALHVQLADEAVCVGDSLSNKSYLNIPNILAAATSRGVDAIHPGYGFLAENDKFAEMCNDHGIVFIGPSPKAIRSMGDKSTAKETMEAVGVPTVPGSKGLLSNVDEAYKLADDIGYPVIIKATAGGGGRGMRLVEKSDNLEKMFKAAQGEAEAAFGNDGLYMEKFIKKPRHVEIQILADRSGNVVHLGERDCSVQRRHQKLLEESPSPAINTELRKKMGNAAIAAAKSIGYEGAGTVEFLVDDDNNFYFMEMNTRIQVEHPVTEMVTGVDLIAEQIKIASGANLEFNQDDIHLNGHAIECRINAEDPSHNFRPSPGKITGWLPPGGPGVRVDSHVYTGYEIPPFYDSLIGKLIVWGKDRNTAIKRMNRALNECAITGIPTTINFHLTLLNKSKFKQGKIHTKYVEEELLPNY is encoded by the coding sequence ATGGTTGAAAAAGTTTTAATTGCTAATCGTGGAGAAATAGCTTTACGAATTGTCAGAAGTTGTAGAGAACTAGGTATTGCAACCGTTGCGGTTTTTAGCACTGTAGATAAAAAAGCATTACATGTTCAGCTTGCTGATGAGGCGGTTTGCGTAGGAGATTCATTAAGTAATAAGAGTTATTTAAATATTCCAAATATACTTGCTGCTGCAACATCAAGAGGAGTTGATGCTATTCATCCTGGTTATGGATTTCTTGCGGAAAATGATAAATTTGCTGAGATGTGTAACGATCATGGCATAGTTTTTATTGGCCCATCTCCTAAAGCTATTAGATCAATGGGAGATAAATCTACAGCTAAAGAAACTATGGAAGCAGTTGGAGTTCCAACAGTACCTGGTAGTAAAGGCTTGTTATCAAATGTAGATGAGGCTTATAAATTGGCAGATGATATTGGCTATCCGGTAATCATTAAAGCCACTGCTGGAGGAGGGGGAAGAGGTATGCGGTTGGTTGAAAAATCTGATAATCTAGAAAAAATGTTTAAAGCAGCTCAAGGCGAAGCAGAAGCAGCTTTTGGTAATGATGGTTTATATATGGAGAAATTTATAAAGAAGCCAAGACATGTAGAAATTCAAATCTTGGCCGACAGGTCAGGTAATGTTGTTCATTTAGGAGAGCGAGATTGTTCAGTGCAAAGAAGACATCAAAAGTTGCTAGAAGAGTCTCCTAGTCCTGCAATTAATACTGAGCTAAGAAAAAAAATGGGGAATGCAGCTATTGCTGCTGCAAAAAGTATCGGCTACGAAGGAGCCGGGACAGTTGAATTTTTAGTTGATGATGATAATAATTTTTATTTTATGGAGATGAATACTAGGATTCAAGTTGAACATCCTGTTACTGAAATGGTTACAGGGGTTGATTTAATAGCTGAGCAAATTAAAATCGCAAGTGGAGCAAATTTGGAATTTAACCAGGATGATATCCATTTAAATGGTCATGCTATTGAATGTAGAATCAATGCTGAAGATCCTTCACACAATTTCCGACCTTCACCTGGAAAAATAACTGGGTGGCTTCCTCCTGGTGGCCCTGGTGTAAGGGTGGATAGTCATGTCTATACAGGCTATGAAATTCCTCCTTTTTATGACTCATTAATTGGTAAATTAATAGTTTGGGGAAAGGATCGTAATACTGCAATTAAACGTATGAATAGGGCTTTAAATGAATGTGCAATAACTGGTATTCCCACAACAATTAACTTTCATCTAACCTTACTGAATAAATCTAAATTTAAGCAGGGTAAGATACATACTAAATATGTAGAAGAAGAATTATTGCCAAATTACTGA
- a CDS encoding Ycf66 family protein: MVNASLNWASIVGIVLAVCGGGLYFLRSFKPALARDYDVFFAAIGLLCGGILFFQGWRLDPILQFGQFLLAGTTVFFAYESVRLRGVATDQARRSSYFDDDPISDGPRNSRGRFNDDYDRFEEPERQSRRFKPQEDEFEEDYMEGRSRRRNVSRAIPSAAASRSRPSTREISQFENDEPIRRRRQTSEDRNSKQPETNNFGERRNLSRDEVKTGSRPRMNRTVSRKDNISSPDGSSPVRKKPTRSPIRQQTSTAEVEDASFKDANQAKKPRETRRVSSSPRSSTKNQNSRYNVGINKRKPRDNSSRFDD, translated from the coding sequence GTGGTCAATGCTAGTCTCAATTGGGCCAGTATTGTTGGTATAGTTCTCGCGGTATGTGGGGGAGGCCTTTATTTTTTGAGGTCCTTTAAGCCTGCCTTGGCCAGGGATTATGATGTTTTCTTCGCAGCAATTGGACTTTTGTGTGGAGGAATATTATTTTTTCAAGGCTGGAGGTTAGATCCTATCCTTCAGTTTGGTCAGTTTTTACTTGCAGGAACTACAGTTTTTTTCGCATATGAAAGTGTGCGATTGAGGGGAGTTGCTACTGATCAAGCTAGAAGGTCATCTTATTTTGACGATGATCCTATTTCTGATGGTCCCAGAAATTCTAGAGGCCGATTTAATGACGATTACGATAGGTTTGAAGAACCTGAGAGACAATCCAGAAGATTTAAACCTCAAGAAGATGAATTTGAAGAAGACTATATGGAGGGGAGATCTCGTAGGAGGAATGTTTCAAGAGCCATACCCTCTGCTGCAGCAAGTAGAAGTAGGCCATCTACAAGGGAAATAAGTCAGTTTGAAAATGACGAACCTATAAGAAGGAGAAGACAGACTTCTGAAGATAGAAATAGTAAACAACCAGAAACAAATAACTTTGGTGAGAGAAGAAATTTATCTCGCGATGAAGTTAAAACAGGGTCTAGACCCAGAATGAATCGTACAGTTTCTAGAAAAGATAATATCTCTAGTCCTGATGGTTCTTCTCCAGTAAGAAAGAAACCTACTAGATCACCTATTAGGCAGCAAACTTCAACAGCTGAAGTAGAAGATGCATCATTTAAAGATGCTAATCAAGCCAAAAAACCACGCGAGACCCGCAGAGTAAGTTCTTCACCTAGATCAAGTACAAAAAATCAAAATAGTAGATATAATGTTGGAATTAATAAGAGGAAACCTAGAGATAACAGTTCTAGATTTGATGATTAA
- a CDS encoding PRC-barrel domain-containing protein, with product MSLSNTSANKNLPNSVPSERLWLRSELMGTQVITTDTGRRLGVVGEVVVDIDRREVVALGLRDNPLTRFLPGLPKWMPLESIKQVGDVILVDSLDSLSESFSPERYGKVINCQVITESGQLLGRVLGFSFDIETGDLISLVMGAVGVPLLGEGVLSTWEIPVEEIVSSGTDRIIVYEGAEEKLNQLSSGLLEKLGVGGSSWDEREASRYSANLVPVENQLLSGSESEQQNNLVEEYAEAVEQDDYEDDYEDDYEDELEYVEIKDSSEEIDNRKKLYMENDYSDKIENQNSYNQIDEKKNIDFKQNKRSITNLASKRPIQNSIETLDIEPLDEQNLIKDNKKSEKFEIDDPW from the coding sequence ATGAGCTTGTCTAACACATCTGCTAATAAGAATCTCCCTAACTCAGTTCCTAGCGAACGTTTATGGTTAAGGTCAGAATTAATGGGGACACAAGTTATAACTACTGATACTGGTAGGCGTTTAGGCGTTGTTGGCGAAGTGGTTGTTGATATTGACAGAAGAGAAGTAGTCGCTTTGGGATTAAGAGATAATCCACTTACAAGGTTCTTACCAGGTTTACCAAAATGGATGCCCCTGGAAAGTATAAAGCAAGTTGGAGATGTCATATTAGTCGATTCCCTAGATTCTTTGAGTGAAAGTTTTTCTCCAGAAAGATACGGTAAGGTAATTAACTGTCAGGTGATTACTGAATCTGGACAACTTTTAGGAAGAGTACTTGGTTTTTCGTTTGATATCGAGACCGGAGATTTGATTTCTCTTGTCATGGGTGCAGTTGGTGTTCCACTTTTGGGTGAGGGAGTTTTAAGTACTTGGGAAATTCCTGTTGAGGAAATTGTAAGTAGTGGTACAGATAGAATTATTGTTTACGAAGGTGCTGAAGAAAAATTGAACCAACTAAGTAGTGGGCTTCTTGAGAAACTTGGAGTAGGGGGTTCTTCATGGGATGAAAGGGAAGCAAGTAGATACTCGGCAAATCTCGTACCAGTTGAGAATCAGTTACTTTCAGGTTCTGAATCAGAACAGCAAAATAATTTGGTTGAGGAATATGCAGAGGCTGTTGAACAAGATGATTATGAAGATGATTATGAAGATGATTATGAAGATGAACTTGAATATGTTGAAATAAAGGATTCTTCAGAGGAAATTGATAACAGAAAAAAGCTATATATGGAAAATGATTATTCTGATAAGATCGAGAATCAAAATAGTTACAATCAAATAGATGAAAAGAAGAATATTGATTTTAAGCAAAATAAACGGTCAATAACTAATTTAGCTTCGAAAAGACCAATTCAAAATTCAATAGAAACTTTAGATATTGAACCACTGGATGAACAAAATTTAATTAAAGATAATAAAAAATCAGAAAAGTTTGAAATTGATGATCCCTGGTAA
- a CDS encoding DUF883 C-terminal domain-containing protein, which produces METYHPPKEVEEKEDNSELPEQEVISEKWLLEKIDSLIPLIKEKWPTIAQQTLDATKGSIDDLVEVISSHSGTSAIGTKRQLFEIIDSIRENNWEISEKIEPIESQLEELLEELNNTLRPKIESPIRKKPLLSIAIAAGIGLLIGTLLNSGRK; this is translated from the coding sequence ATGGAGACTTACCATCCTCCCAAAGAAGTAGAAGAGAAAGAAGATAACTCTGAACTTCCTGAACAAGAAGTTATCTCTGAAAAATGGTTACTTGAAAAAATTGATAGTTTAATACCTTTAATAAAAGAAAAGTGGCCTACCATTGCACAACAAACCCTTGACGCCACAAAAGGGAGTATTGATGATTTAGTTGAAGTAATTTCTAGCCATAGTGGAACCTCTGCAATTGGAACAAAACGCCAACTATTTGAAATCATTGATTCAATAAGAGAAAACAATTGGGAGATATCAGAAAAAATTGAACCTATCGAAAGTCAATTAGAAGAGTTATTAGAAGAACTTAACAATACTCTTAGACCAAAAATAGAAAGTCCAATAAGAAAAAAACCACTATTATCTATTGCTATTGCAGCTGGTATTGGTTTACTAATAGGTACTCTCCTAAATAGTGGCAGAAAATAA